Proteins encoded together in one Drosophila albomicans strain 15112-1751.03 chromosome 2R, ASM965048v2, whole genome shotgun sequence window:
- the LOC117574393 gene encoding uncharacterized protein LOC117574393, with product MENSRRSIATNEDSMSMYLSFDADDTLASKWQSVMTTSQSQSHYMEVQQSMLMDQTLEDHNKKSVLKSLIQNETTRDQISPLRPFDQSLLNKHNALCSTPTKNKTLTDVNNKENTQPDMENNTTLSSTIDGTASTVKINTMLTETNPTINEISLQEISSNKTNNVYPLSADVLLENITEVSNEETSMSVPSPVEEVLIEKQETTNAVATDMINEVSELINKALKLTGSSLKPLKQPEQPPQEKCQQKPLPTVNLPRPRRSFLPTASGQTFKQRMSIVVKTTLNSPARKLAAANASGRRSCLPTARTSMLRKSTIVRSTESSCSSSVISVQSSSSSKVPTLSAKPFARPSLAPKPKAAAATAPKFNCQLCSATFLAKQQLDVHMRKHLEHKKPGVCKYCDKKFQLERALHIHLMQNCQKIPPAEKRKLQYTELNHEKKAQLPKLLPPESPVFPCKPTITDSSLGRSNKLQQQQLMSNKEEQQKAVVPMAPPASKMPKKVPHSGVYCTPTKLVPCHSCKLSFKSVLDYTNHCLTVHSSMSLHSRKPEAATAPSAQQD from the exons ATGGAAAACTCGCGACGTTCGATTGCAACCAACGAGGACAGTATGAGCATGTATTTGTCCTTTGATGCCGACGATACGCTTGCCAGCAAATGGCAATCTGTGATGACAACaagccagagtcagagtcatTACATGGAGGTGCAGCAGAGCATGCTGATGGACCAAACACTCGAAGACCATAATAAGAAGTCGGTGCTCAAGTCACTGATACAAAATGAAACGACGCGCGATCAAATTTCCCCATTGCGTCCATTCGATCAGAGTCTACTCAATAAACATAACGCTTTGTGCTCCACGcccactaaaaataaaaccctTACCGATGTGAACAACAAGGAGAATACACAGCCCGATATGGAGAATAACACAACATTATCTTCGACCATTGATGGGACTGCGTCCACAGTGAAAATCAACACAATGCTTACTGAAACAAATCCCACAATCAATGAGATTTCGCTGCAGGAGATAAGCAGCAATAAGACTAACAATGTTTATCCATTAAGTGCTGATGTCTTGCTAGAAAACATAACCGAAG TTTCAAATGAGGAGACTTCAATGTCTGTGCCGTCGCCTGTAGAGGAAGTTCTCATAGAAAAGCAGGAgacaacaaatgctgtcgctACTGACATGATCAACGAAGTGTCCGAGTTGATTAACAAAGCCTTGAAGCTGACTGGCAGCTCCTTGAAGCCCCTGAAACAACCAGAGCAGCCGCCGCAAGAGAAGTGCCAGCAAAAGCCGCTACCTACAGTTAATTTACCACGTCCACGTCGCTCCTTTTTGCCTACAGCCAGCGGCCAAACATTCAAGCAACGCATGTCAATTGTGGTCAAGACGACGCTGAACAGTCCAGCACGCAAATTGGCGGCCGCTAATGCGAGTGGACGTCGCAGTTGTTTGCCCACTGCCAGGACAAGTATGCTGCGCAAATCCACAATAGTACGCTCCACtgaaagcagctgcagcagcagtgtCATCAGTGTACAGTCTTCGAGCAGCTCAAAAGTACCTACCTTGTCTGCGAAGCCATTTGCTCGCCCATCGCTTGCCCCAAAACCcaaggcagctgctgccactgctccCAAGTTCAATTGCCAGTTGTGCAGCGCAACCTTTTTAGCTAAACAGCAATTGGATGTGCATATGCGTAAGCACTTGGAACATAAGAAACCGGGCGTATGCAAGTATTGCGATAAGAAATTCCAACTGGAGCGTGCACTGCATATTCATCTCATGCAGAATTGCCAGAAAATACCGCCAGCCGAGAAGCGTAAACTTCAATACACGGAACTCAACCACGAGAAGAAGGCACAGCTGCCGAAACTATTGCCACCCGAATCGCCAGTTTTCCCCTGCAAGCCAACTATAACAGATTCTTCGCTGGGTAGGTCTAAtaagttgcagcaacaacagttaaTGTCAAACAAGGAGGAGCAACAAAAAGCTGTAGTCCCAATGGCACCGCCGGCTAGCAAGATGCCCAAGAAGGTGCCGCATTCGGGTGTCTATTGTACACCAACTAAACTGGTCCCATGTCATAGTTGTAAGCTATCGTTTAAGAGCGTCCTTGACTATACCAATCACTGTCTCACTGTGCACTCCTCGATGTCGTTGCACAGCCGCAAACCGGAGGCAGCCACAGCACCGAGTGCTCAACAagattaa
- the LOC117574577 gene encoding N-alpha-acetyltransferase 80 isoform X2: protein MGLPPFNVTGSPFNVVPIHNFPELMKETCALINSEWPRSETARMRSLEASCDTLPCSLVLTTEGMCRVIAHLKLSPITSKKKACFVESVVVDKAYRGQGFGKLIMKFAEDYCRVVLDLNTLYLSTIDQDGFYERIGYEYCAPISMYGPRHCELPSLQNINKKYMKKVL, encoded by the exons ATg GGGCTTCCACCATTCAATGTCACGGGCAGTCCGTTCAATGTCGTTCCTATACACAATTTTCCGGAGCTAATGAAGGAGACCTGCGCGCTCATCAACTCGGAATGGCCGCGCTCTGAAACGGCACGCATGCGCTCCTTGGAAGCCTCGTGTGATACTCTGCCCTGTAGTCTTGTGCTCACCACCGAGGGAATGTGTCGTGTGATTGCGCACTTGAAGCTGAGCCCAATCACCTCAAAGAAGAAGGCATGCTTTGTGGAGTCCGTTGTCGTCGATAAAGCGTATCGTGGTCAAGGATTTGGCAAGCTGATCATGAAGTTTGCCGAGGACTATTGTCGGGTGGTGCTGGATTTGAATACGTTGTATTTGTCGACCATCGATCAGGATGGTTTCTATGAGCGCATTGGCTATGAGTACTGTGCACCCATTTCCATGTATGGACCGCGTCACTGTGAGCTGCCCAGTTTACAGaatattaataagaaatacaTGAAGAAGGTCTTATAG
- the LOC117576603 gene encoding mannose-6-phosphate isomerase translates to MELTGWVKNYDWGKQGIQSAVAQLAMANDPDFVLNETETYAEMWMGTHFCGVSIVKETGETLDRVLKKDLPYLFKVLSIRKALSIQVHPNKCEAERLHKERPDVYKDDNHKPELSIAITPFLALVGFQPVEDIIDNIDEFQPLTELIGQEAVDELHEKRNSETLKNCYEIMMRADDASISKCIKAIAKNNKSELKRNELLDIFNKVNQDFPDDVGVLCLFFLNLVRLQPGQAIYLGANEIHAYLDGECVECMACSDNVIRAGLTPKYKDVEQLISSVIFDGAAADAKLFMPYRIDDTVQVFVPPVDDFAVMHVGIKHSVCSYKLQIQAYGSILLTLAGSRILRLKTDKGVKEITLTRGSIVYIPVEAAPEIEFLQAEDCDENFTAYIATYNYFRRA, encoded by the exons ATGGAGCTGACTGGATGGGTTAAAAACTATGATTGGGGCAAACAGGGCATTCAATCGGCCGTTGCCCAATTGGCTATGGCGAACGATCCCGACTTTGTGCTGAACGAGACGGAAACCTATGCTGAAATGTGGATGGGAACCCATTTCTGTGGCGTTTCCATTGTGAAAGAAACGGGCGAAACTCTGGATCGTGTGCTCAAGAAAGATCTGCCCTATCTCTTTAAGGTGCTGAGCATTCGAAAAGCACTCAGCATTCAGGTGCATCCCAATAAATGTGAAGCGGAGCGTCTGCATAAAGAGCGCCCCGATGTCTACAAGGATGACAATCACAAACCAGAGCTGAGCATTGCTATTACGCCTTTCTTGGCATTGGTTGGGTTCCAGCCAGTGGAGGATATCATTGACAACATTGACGAGTTCCAGCCGCTGACTGAGCTCATAGGTCAGGAGGCTGTGGATGAACTGCACGAGAAACGCAATTCGGAGACACTGAAGAATTGCTATGAGATCATGATGCGAGCTGATGATGCGTCGATTTCCAAGTGCATCAAAGCGATAGCCAAGAATAATAAGTCAG AGCTGAAGCGTAATGAGTTGCTGGATATTTTCAATAAGGTTAATCAGGACTTTCCCGACGATGTGGGCGTCTTGTGTCTGTTCTTCTTGAATCTAGTGCGCTTGCAACCCGGTCAAGCCATTTACCTGGGCGCCAATGAGATTCACGCCTATTTAGATGGCGAATGCGTGGAGTGCATGGCCTGCTCTGATAATGTTATACGAGCTGGACTCACACCGAAATACAAGGATGTGGAACAATTAATCTCCTCGGTGATATTTGATGGGGCAGCTGCCGATGCCAAGCTGTTTATGCCATACCGTATCGATGATACTGTTCAGGTGTTTGTGCCACCTGTTGATGACTTTGCCGTGATGCATGTTGGTATCAAGCACAGCGTGTGTTCGTACAAGCTGCAGATACAAGCATATGGTTCCATACTCCTTACTTTGGCTGGCAGTCGCATACTCCGCCTAAAGACCGACAAGGGGGTGAAGGAAATAACTTTAACGCGCGGCAGCATTGTTTACATTCCGGTTGAAGCGGCGCCAGAAATTGAATTCCTGCAGGCAGAGGATTGTGACGAAAATTTTACGGCTTACATAGCCACATATAACTATTTCAGaagagcataa
- the LOC117575222 gene encoding mediator of RNA polymerase II transcription subunit 6, protein MANRQMAPAPENHLRLSWHDTQMMATLSPQTVMDYFCRKSNPFYDHQCNNETIRMQRLGVEHLHNMLGLEYILLHVAEPILYVIRKQHRHNTAEATPIADYYIIGGTVYKAPDLANVINARILNTVVNLQSAFEEASSYARYHPNKGYTWDFSSNKVLSDKSKSDKKDANGAKDENSGTLFQKQRVDMLLVELLRKFPPPIPPTLQNMQQPLQPGQLPSAAGADGAASNAAGDNHATGPLDIATESIDMKPPPEKKTK, encoded by the exons ATGGCGAATCGTCAGATGGCGCCTGCTCCAGAGAATCATTTGCGCCTCTCCTGGCACGACACCCAAATGATGGCAACACTCAGTCCACAGACGGTCATGGATTACTTTTGCCGCAAGAGCAATCCATTCTACGACCATCAGTGCAACAATGAAACCATTAGAATGCAGCGTCTCGGCGTGGAACATTTGCA CAACATGCTGGGTCTGGAGTACATTTTACTTCATGTTGCGGAGCCGATTCTCTACGTCATCCGCAAGCAGCATCGCCACAACACCGCGGAGGCAACGCCAATTGCCGATTATTATATCATTGGCGGTACTGTTTACAAGGCTCCTGATCTCGCAAACGTCATAAATGCGCGCATT CTCAACACGGTCGTGAATCTTCAGTCGGCATTCGAGGAAGCCAGCAGCTATGCTCGTTATCATCCCAATAAAGGCTACACCTGGGATTTCTCCTCCAATAAAGTTT TGTCGGACAAATCCAAGTCGGACAAGAAGGACGCCAATGGTGCCAAGGATGAGAACAGCGGAACACTCTTTCAAAAGCAACGTGTTGACATGTTGCTAGTCGAATTGTTACGCAAATTTCCGCCACCCATTCCACCCACACTGCAGAATATGCAACAGCCACTGCAGCCTGGGCAATTACCAAGTGCAGCTGGAGCGGATGGTGCGGCATCGAACGCTGCTGGAGATAATCATGCTACTGGACCGCTGGATATTGCAACAGAAAGCATTGATATGAAGCCACCACCAGAGAAAAAGACGAAGTAA
- the LOC117574577 gene encoding N-alpha-acetyltransferase 80 isoform X1 — protein MRYIKPEPYYEGLPPFNVTGSPFNVVPIHNFPELMKETCALINSEWPRSETARMRSLEASCDTLPCSLVLTTEGMCRVIAHLKLSPITSKKKACFVESVVVDKAYRGQGFGKLIMKFAEDYCRVVLDLNTLYLSTIDQDGFYERIGYEYCAPISMYGPRHCELPSLQNINKKYMKKVL, from the exons ATGCGTTATATTAAACCGGAGCCGTACTATGAG GGGCTTCCACCATTCAATGTCACGGGCAGTCCGTTCAATGTCGTTCCTATACACAATTTTCCGGAGCTAATGAAGGAGACCTGCGCGCTCATCAACTCGGAATGGCCGCGCTCTGAAACGGCACGCATGCGCTCCTTGGAAGCCTCGTGTGATACTCTGCCCTGTAGTCTTGTGCTCACCACCGAGGGAATGTGTCGTGTGATTGCGCACTTGAAGCTGAGCCCAATCACCTCAAAGAAGAAGGCATGCTTTGTGGAGTCCGTTGTCGTCGATAAAGCGTATCGTGGTCAAGGATTTGGCAAGCTGATCATGAAGTTTGCCGAGGACTATTGTCGGGTGGTGCTGGATTTGAATACGTTGTATTTGTCGACCATCGATCAGGATGGTTTCTATGAGCGCATTGGCTATGAGTACTGTGCACCCATTTCCATGTATGGACCGCGTCACTGTGAGCTGCCCAGTTTACAGaatattaataagaaatacaTGAAGAAGGTCTTATAG
- the LOC117576605 gene encoding synaptosomal-associated protein 25 has translation MAAAVENQPRTELQELQLKSAQVADESLESTRRMLTMMDESKEAGIRTLVALDDQGEQLDRIEEGMDRINADMREAEKNLSGMEKCCGICVLPWKKVNLKDDGDSAWKANDDGKVVASQPQRVIDERERNGMGQPAQSGYVARITNDAREDEMDENLGQVNSMLGNLRNMAIDMGSELENQNKQIERINAKGDANNLRMDGVNKRANNLLKS, from the coding sequence ATGGCTGCCGCTGTGGAGAATCAACCGCGCACCGAGCTGCAGGAACTGCAGCTCAAATCCGCTCAAGTTGCCGATGAATCCTTGGAAAGTACGCGTCGCATGCTCACCATGATGGATGAATCCAAGGAGGCGGGCATTCGCACTCTTGTGGCGTTGGATGATCAGGGCGAGCAATTGGATCGCATCGAGGAGGGAATGGATCGCATTAATGCGGATATGCGTGAGGCGGAAAAGAATCTCAGCGGCATGGAGAAATGCTGTGGCATCTGTGTGCTGCCGTGGAAGAAAGTTAATCTGAAGGATGATGGCGATAGCGCCTGGAAGGCGAATGATGATGGTAAAGTTGTTGCAAGTCAGCCGCAGCGGGTGATCGATGAACGTGAACGCAATGGAATGGGACAACCAGCGCAATCAGGTTATGTGGCAAGAATAACGAACGATGCACGCGAGGATGAGATGGATGAGAATTTGGGGCAGGTAAATTCGATGTTGGGCAATTTGCGTAACATGGCAATTGACATGGGATCCGAGTTGgagaatcaaaacaaacaaatcgaaCGCATAAATGCTAAGGGTGATGCCAACAATTTGCGCATGGATGGTGTTAATAAGCGCGCAAATAATTTGCTCAAGAGTTAA